A portion of the Roseovarius sp. SCSIO 43702 genome contains these proteins:
- a CDS encoding hydantoinase B/oxoprolinase family protein: MWQFWVDRGGTFTDIVARRPDGRLETRKLLSENPEQYADAAVQGIRDCLGLDEGDAIRPGAIDAVKMGTTVATNALLERKGDRTLLLITKGFGDLLRIGYQNRPRIFDLHIKLPEMLYERVGEIDERLDAEGGVLRPIDEDGTRAILQDAFDDGIRAVAIAFMHGYKMPDHERRAAEIAADIGFTQVSTSHAASPLMKLVGRGDTTVVDAYLSPILRRYVGQVRDALDPEDRDASRTRLLFMQSNGGLTDADLFQGKDAILSGPAGGVVGMVKTAEHAGFDALIGFDMGGTSTDVCHYAGQFERSLETEVAGVRMRAPMMNIHTVAAGGGSVLTFRDGRFQVGPESAGADPGPACYRRGGPLTVTDCNVLLGKLQPKHFPEVFGPGADEALDAGIVREKFEEMAAQIAEETGEAQKPVEDVAEGFLRIAVENMARAIKKISVERGYDVTRYTLNCFGGAGGQHACLVADALGMKRVFLHPFSGVLSAYGMGLAEVRALRQEQFDRPLDETTTEEAEARIEALTKDAAEELRAQGVAGEDVSAESRAHLRYAGSHQTLEVEFGARDAMREAFEDAHRGLYGFADAGREVHFEALTVEAVGAQPELPETEVEAAEAAPEPVDKVEMIAQGEARSTPLYDRETLAPGQKIEGPAIIREATGTTIVEPEWRAEVDSYLNLILERAVPRKGSEAVGEGVDPVMLEVFNNLFMSIAEQMGATLAKTAYSVNIKERLDFSCALFDPRGGLVANAPHVPVHLGSMGEAVRTVIRENPEMAAGDVFMLNAPFNGGTHLPDVTVITPVFDDEGEEVLFYVGSRGHHADIGGRTPGSAPPDSTHIDEEGVLIDNFKMVDRGSFREEATRELLASGKYPCRNVGDNIADLQAQMAANETGAREVRKMVAHFGIDAVQAYMRHVQDNAEESVRRVIDRLTPGHNVYELDSGARIEVRISVDRDAREATLDFTGTSPQDDGNYNAPLSICRAVALYVFRTLVGSDIPLNEGCLKPLNLIVPEGSFINPAYPAAVIAGNTEVSQSIADALYGALGVIAGSQGTMNNHIWGNERFQNYETICGGTGAGPDFDGTDAVHSHMTNTRMTDPEVLEWRFPVRVEQFTIRRGSGGAGKHRGGDGIIRRLKFLEPMTTTVLTSHRVVPPSGLNGGKPGKVGRNAIERADGRVEELQGNDMADVDSGDVFVMETPGGGGYGAPEDDAGGGPER, translated from the coding sequence ATGTGGCAATTCTGGGTCGATCGCGGTGGCACCTTTACCGACATCGTCGCCCGGCGCCCGGACGGACGCCTCGAAACGCGCAAGCTTCTGTCGGAAAACCCAGAGCAGTACGCGGATGCGGCGGTGCAGGGCATTCGCGATTGCCTGGGTCTTGACGAGGGGGATGCTATTCGACCCGGTGCCATCGACGCCGTGAAAATGGGCACGACGGTCGCCACGAACGCGCTTCTGGAGCGGAAAGGCGACCGGACGCTTCTCCTGATCACCAAGGGCTTCGGCGACCTGCTTCGCATCGGCTATCAGAACCGGCCCCGGATCTTCGATTTGCATATCAAGCTTCCCGAAATGCTCTACGAAAGGGTGGGCGAAATCGACGAGCGGCTCGACGCGGAGGGCGGAGTGCTTCGCCCGATCGACGAGGACGGCACCCGCGCCATCCTTCAGGATGCGTTCGATGACGGCATCCGGGCCGTGGCGATCGCGTTCATGCATGGCTACAAGATGCCGGATCACGAACGGCGTGCGGCCGAGATCGCGGCCGATATCGGGTTCACGCAAGTCTCGACCAGCCACGCCGCGTCGCCGCTGATGAAACTGGTCGGGCGCGGTGACACCACGGTGGTCGACGCCTACCTCAGCCCGATCCTGCGCCGCTATGTCGGACAGGTGCGCGATGCGCTCGATCCGGAAGACAGGGACGCCTCACGGACAAGGCTTCTTTTCATGCAGTCCAATGGTGGCCTGACCGATGCCGATCTGTTCCAGGGGAAGGACGCGATCCTGTCGGGTCCAGCCGGCGGGGTCGTCGGCATGGTGAAGACGGCGGAACATGCCGGTTTCGATGCGCTGATCGGGTTCGACATGGGCGGCACCTCGACCGATGTGTGCCATTATGCGGGCCAGTTCGAGCGCAGCCTCGAGACGGAGGTGGCCGGTGTGCGAATGCGCGCGCCGATGATGAACATTCACACGGTCGCGGCCGGGGGCGGGTCGGTCCTGACCTTTCGCGACGGCCGGTTCCAGGTGGGTCCGGAAAGCGCGGGTGCCGATCCGGGTCCCGCCTGCTATCGCCGGGGTGGGCCGCTCACGGTCACGGATTGCAACGTGCTACTGGGCAAGCTTCAGCCCAAGCATTTTCCTGAGGTTTTCGGGCCGGGGGCGGACGAGGCGCTCGATGCCGGGATCGTGCGCGAAAAATTCGAGGAGATGGCTGCGCAGATCGCCGAAGAGACCGGCGAGGCGCAGAAGCCGGTCGAGGACGTGGCCGAGGGGTTTCTTCGGATCGCGGTCGAGAACATGGCGCGCGCCATCAAGAAGATCAGCGTCGAGCGGGGCTATGACGTGACGAGATACACGCTCAATTGCTTCGGCGGCGCGGGGGGGCAGCACGCGTGTCTCGTGGCCGACGCGCTTGGCATGAAACGCGTGTTCCTGCATCCGTTCTCGGGGGTTCTTTCTGCGTATGGCATGGGTCTTGCCGAGGTGCGTGCGCTCAGACAGGAGCAGTTCGACCGCCCGCTCGATGAGACGACCACAGAGGAGGCGGAGGCGCGAATCGAGGCGTTGACCAAGGATGCAGCGGAAGAACTACGCGCGCAGGGCGTGGCCGGGGAGGACGTGAGCGCCGAGAGCCGCGCGCATCTACGTTATGCCGGTTCGCACCAGACGCTCGAGGTCGAATTCGGGGCGCGGGACGCGATGCGGGAGGCATTCGAGGACGCGCATCGCGGCCTTTACGGCTTTGCCGATGCGGGGCGCGAGGTTCATTTCGAGGCGCTGACGGTGGAGGCGGTAGGCGCGCAGCCGGAACTTCCGGAGACCGAGGTCGAAGCGGCCGAGGCAGCGCCCGAGCCCGTCGACAAGGTGGAGATGATCGCGCAGGGAGAAGCGCGCTCGACGCCTCTCTATGACCGCGAGACATTGGCGCCGGGGCAGAAGATCGAAGGTCCAGCCATCATCCGCGAGGCGACCGGCACCACGATCGTCGAACCGGAGTGGCGGGCCGAGGTGGACAGCTACCTCAATCTCATCCTCGAGCGCGCCGTGCCGCGCAAAGGTTCGGAAGCGGTGGGGGAAGGGGTCGACCCGGTGATGCTCGAGGTGTTCAACAACCTCTTCATGTCCATTGCAGAGCAGATGGGCGCGACGCTGGCCAAGACCGCTTACTCGGTCAACATCAAGGAACGTCTCGATTTTTCCTGCGCCCTTTTCGACCCCCGGGGTGGATTGGTGGCCAATGCGCCTCACGTGCCGGTGCACCTGGGATCGATGGGCGAGGCCGTGCGCACTGTCATCCGCGAGAACCCGGAGATGGCGGCGGGCGATGTGTTCATGCTGAATGCGCCTTTCAACGGGGGCACTCATCTGCCGGATGTGACCGTCATCACGCCGGTCTTCGACGATGAGGGAGAGGAGGTGCTTTTCTACGTCGGTTCGCGCGGGCATCACGCGGATATCGGCGGGCGCACTCCCGGCAGCGCGCCGCCCGACAGCACGCATATCGACGAGGAAGGCGTGCTCATCGACAATTTCAAGATGGTCGACCGCGGCTCCTTCCGGGAAGAGGCCACGCGCGAGTTGCTGGCGTCGGGCAAATATCCCTGCCGCAACGTAGGTGACAACATCGCGGATCTTCAGGCGCAGATGGCCGCGAACGAAACGGGCGCGCGAGAGGTGCGCAAGATGGTGGCGCATTTCGGCATCGATGCCGTTCAGGCCTACATGCGCCATGTTCAGGACAATGCCGAGGAAAGCGTTCGGCGTGTGATCGACCGGCTGACGCCTGGGCACAATGTTTATGAACTCGACAGCGGGGCGAGGATCGAGGTGCGGATCTCGGTCGACAGGGACGCGCGTGAGGCGACGCTCGACTTCACGGGAACGAGCCCGCAGGACGACGGCAATTACAACGCGCCCCTCTCGATCTGCCGGGCCGTCGCGCTTTATGTCTTCCGCACCCTGGTTGGCAGCGACATTCCCCTCAACGAAGGATGTCTCAAGCCTCTGAACCTCATCGTGCCGGAGGGAAGCTTCATCAACCCGGCTTATCCTGCGGCGGTGATCGCGGGCAACACCGAGGTAAGCCAGTCGATCGCGGACGCGCTCTATGGCGCGCTCGGCGTGATCGCGGGGTCGCAGGGCACGATGAACAACCATATCTGGGGCAACGAGCGTTTCCAGAATTACGAAACGATCTGCGGTGGAACGGGCGCAGGGCCGGATTTCGACGGCACGGACGCCGTTCATTCGCACATGACCAACACACGCATGACCGATCCAGAAGTCCTCGAGTGGCGGTTTCCCGTGCGCGTCGAGCAATTCACCATCCGGCGCGGCTCGGGTGGCGCGGGCAAGCACCGAGGCGGAGACGGCATCATCCGTCGCCTGAAATTTCTCGAACCGATGACCACTACGGTTCTTACGTCGCACCGCGTCGTGCCGCCGAGCGGACTGAACGGCGGAAAACCGGGCAAGGTCGGTCGCAACGCGATCGAGCGGGCCGATGGGCGTGTCGAGGAGTTGCAGGGCAACGACATGGCCGATGTAGACAGCGGCGATGTCTTTGTCATGGAAACCCCGGGCGGCGGAGGCTACGGCGCGCCCGAGGACGACGCGGGAGGCGGGCCCGAAAGATAG
- a CDS encoding LysR family transcriptional regulator, translating to MSLDLDTKFAFRLDWNLLRTFLVISEEGSITRAAHRLLRGQPSVSLALKRLESELGCRLVDRGHGGFRLTAAGRQLQRECTELFSGVARIPEVTQEASTEISGEVNIMLASHVVTPLLDNELSALSAAHPKMRFTIRIDTSARVIHAVRERMVSFGICLVNRRFSDVDYTQMYREFFGFYCGPSHPLFGRSNLSFADLRNFPAVSFDTDDLSDALRPVALLRGEWGLDYEIVGRSSQLEEVRRMIQCGMGIGSLPIHVVEPDVERGLLWRLPPYENPPQVDIYLVSNPKKRLNKAEALFLERLSARIARTPLDERTYLSGPPPASSSGAP from the coding sequence ATGTCTCTCGATCTCGACACGAAATTCGCCTTCCGGCTCGATTGGAACCTCTTGCGCACCTTCCTCGTGATCTCCGAGGAAGGAAGTATCACGCGCGCCGCGCATCGTCTCTTGCGCGGTCAGCCGTCTGTCAGCCTTGCACTCAAGCGGCTCGAGTCCGAACTCGGATGCCGCCTCGTGGACCGCGGCCACGGTGGCTTTCGCCTCACCGCCGCAGGCCGGCAGCTTCAGCGCGAATGCACCGAGCTTTTCTCGGGTGTCGCGCGGATCCCCGAGGTGACCCAGGAGGCATCGACCGAGATTTCGGGCGAGGTCAACATCATGCTGGCGAGCCATGTGGTGACACCGCTTCTGGACAACGAATTGAGCGCGTTGAGCGCGGCCCATCCGAAAATGCGTTTCACAATCCGCATCGACACGAGCGCGCGGGTCATCCACGCAGTGCGCGAACGAATGGTGAGCTTCGGGATCTGCCTCGTGAACCGCCGGTTCTCGGACGTCGATTACACCCAAATGTATCGCGAGTTCTTCGGTTTCTACTGCGGGCCGTCCCATCCGCTATTCGGCCGTTCCAATCTGAGCTTTGCCGACCTGCGGAATTTTCCCGCCGTGTCCTTCGACACCGACGACCTCAGCGATGCGCTTCGTCCCGTGGCCCTCCTGAGAGGTGAGTGGGGGCTTGATTACGAGATCGTCGGGCGCTCGTCGCAGCTCGAGGAAGTGCGCCGCATGATCCAGTGCGGCATGGGGATCGGTTCTCTGCCCATCCACGTGGTCGAACCCGATGTCGAGCGCGGCCTGCTCTGGCGCTTGCCTCCTTACGAGAACCCGCCCCAAGTGGACATTTACCTCGTCAGCAACCCCAAGAAGCGCCTGAACAAGGCCGAAGCGCTGTTTCTCGAACGGCTCTCCGCCCGCATTGCCCGCACGCCGCTCGACGAAAGAACCTATCTTTCGGGCCCGCCTCCCGCGTCGTCCTCGGGCGCGCCGTAG
- a CDS encoding ABC transporter permease encodes MPDQTLPADRRPWILLSPALVFITAMVVIPMGFILVYSFYENVDLAVDRPAFQFGNWEELFTDGYYHTAIWKTLRLSVIVTVLAAALGYIPAYVIAMTRYRHKWLLLLLLILPFWISFIIRTLSWIHIFGNQGALNGLLTWLGLIDVPLQVMYTEFTVIVGFIHVFLPYMILNIYVSLEGIDENLEPAARTLGATPWQAFREVTLPLSLPGLAAGSLLVFVLTGGSYVTPLILGGPGDYLFGNLVYDAIVTELNWPMGATLSFTLLILLGSVVVLYSRLMGMNQLSKAFG; translated from the coding sequence TTGCCAGATCAGACCCTTCCAGCGGATCGCCGTCCGTGGATCCTCTTGTCGCCCGCGCTGGTGTTCATCACGGCGATGGTCGTCATCCCCATGGGCTTCATCCTCGTTTACTCCTTCTACGAGAATGTCGATCTCGCGGTGGATCGCCCGGCGTTCCAGTTCGGCAACTGGGAGGAGCTTTTCACCGACGGCTACTACCACACGGCGATCTGGAAGACCCTGCGGCTGTCGGTGATCGTCACCGTGCTGGCGGCGGCGCTGGGATATATCCCGGCCTATGTCATCGCGATGACGCGGTATCGGCACAAATGGCTGCTTCTGCTGCTGCTCATCCTGCCGTTCTGGATCAGCTTCATCATCCGCACGCTGAGCTGGATTCATATCTTCGGCAACCAGGGGGCGCTCAACGGATTGCTCACGTGGCTGGGACTGATCGACGTGCCGCTTCAAGTCATGTATACTGAATTCACGGTCATCGTGGGCTTCATCCACGTGTTCCTGCCCTACATGATCCTCAATATCTACGTGAGTCTCGAGGGGATCGACGAGAATCTCGAACCCGCCGCGAGAACGCTGGGCGCGACGCCGTGGCAGGCGTTTCGCGAGGTGACGTTGCCGCTTTCTCTGCCCGGCCTCGCGGCCGGAAGCCTTCTGGTTTTCGTGCTGACCGGAGGAAGCTATGTCACGCCGCTGATCCTCGGGGGGCCGGGGGACTATCTCTTCGGCAACCTCGTCTATGACGCCATCGTGACCGAACTCAACTGGCCGATGGGCGCGACGCTGTCGTTCACGCTTCTGATCCTTCTGGGCAGCGTCGTGGTCCTTTACAGCCGGCTCATGGGCATGAACCAACTGTCCAAGGCGTTCGGGTAG
- a CDS encoding ABC transporter permease produces MRVWSLLKFYTVLVYAFMFAPILVVLILAFNSSQFGGFPIEGFSLRWFYELAENEAIIRALRTSVLLGLLTALIATTLGVLASVALVRYQFRGKQWITTFLITPVLVPETVLAVGLLIFLRWLHMPRSFGLLLIGHSIIALPFVVLVVQARLVGIRKDYEEAARSLGASPLQTFFQVTLPLLLPAVFAGALFAFTISFDNITATIFWRPSGMETVPTQIFGMLRNSVSPEINALGFVMICITVGLPLLAGAVARYFSRRKI; encoded by the coding sequence ATGCGGGTCTGGTCGCTACTGAAATTCTATACCGTCCTCGTTTATGCGTTCATGTTCGCGCCCATTCTCGTGGTGCTCATCCTCGCGTTCAACTCGTCACAATTCGGAGGCTTCCCGATCGAGGGCTTCTCGCTGCGCTGGTTCTACGAACTGGCCGAGAACGAGGCGATCATCCGGGCGCTCCGCACGTCTGTTCTGCTGGGCCTTCTGACTGCGCTGATCGCCACGACGCTGGGCGTGCTGGCAAGCGTTGCTCTGGTCCGCTACCAGTTTCGGGGAAAGCAGTGGATCACGACCTTTCTGATCACGCCGGTCCTCGTGCCCGAGACGGTGCTTGCCGTCGGTCTGCTGATCTTCCTGCGGTGGCTGCACATGCCGCGCAGCTTCGGCCTGCTGCTGATCGGTCATTCGATCATCGCGCTGCCCTTCGTCGTGCTGGTTGTGCAGGCGCGGCTCGTGGGGATACGCAAGGATTACGAGGAAGCGGCGAGGTCGCTCGGCGCGAGCCCACTCCAGACGTTCTTCCAGGTGACACTGCCGCTGTTGCTGCCCGCGGTCTTCGCGGGTGCGCTTTTCGCCTTTACCATTTCCTTCGACAACATCACCGCCACGATCTTCTGGCGCCCGTCGGGGATGGAGACGGTGCCGACGCAGATCTTCGGGATGCTGCGTAACTCGGTCAGTCCCGAGATCAATGCGCTCGGCTTCGTGATGATCTGCATCACCGTCGGCCTGCCGCTTCTGGCGGGGGCCGTGGCGCGATACTTCTCGCGTCGGAAAATCTGA
- a CDS encoding PotD/PotF family extracellular solute-binding protein has product MKKIDNTTRYERLRERMGNGDIDRRSFMGLLGAAGITAGVSGGIMSTMATQARAMGTELHFEGWGGVVSEALRENAFNPYEEATGNKVIDATFGGENEVLTKIKAAGSTEGHNILHSSGITWYKRWVDNGYNVKLNLDNIPNFQLVMESMIEPFRAITPDGLSCVPYDYGTTGIAYNKNHVSEEKAKELGAELLLDKELKGKIGGWGGDWANRAWYGALQSGQDPNNIEDWDAVWDKAREHRDLVLKYWSSGAELMDLLAKEEIWVTEAWSGRVAALQAQGHPIGYIDPPNGLAWMETMFVLEGSPMEPAEELLNFMLEPETAIAVAVGQKYPPSLDPQKVEMPEEVKNLPAFDPTGELDGLVFRDPSKWNPVEKEQSKMWNRVQKGA; this is encoded by the coding sequence ATGAAAAAGATCGACAATACGACCCGCTACGAGCGGCTTCGCGAAAGAATGGGGAACGGCGACATCGACCGCCGGTCCTTCATGGGCCTCCTTGGCGCCGCCGGCATCACGGCGGGTGTCTCGGGCGGGATCATGTCCACCATGGCCACGCAGGCGCGTGCGATGGGCACCGAGCTTCATTTCGAGGGATGGGGCGGCGTCGTCTCGGAAGCGCTGCGCGAGAACGCGTTCAATCCATACGAGGAAGCGACCGGCAACAAGGTCATCGACGCGACATTCGGTGGCGAGAACGAGGTGCTGACCAAAATCAAGGCGGCGGGCAGCACCGAAGGACACAACATCCTGCACAGCTCGGGGATCACCTGGTACAAACGCTGGGTCGACAACGGCTACAACGTCAAGCTCAACCTCGACAACATCCCCAATTTCCAACTGGTGATGGAGTCGATGATCGAGCCGTTCCGCGCGATCACGCCCGACGGGTTGTCCTGTGTTCCCTATGACTACGGCACGACCGGGATCGCTTACAACAAGAACCACGTTTCGGAGGAGAAGGCGAAGGAACTGGGCGCCGAGCTGCTTCTCGACAAGGAACTCAAGGGCAAGATCGGCGGCTGGGGCGGCGACTGGGCCAACCGCGCGTGGTACGGTGCGTTGCAATCGGGGCAGGATCCCAACAACATCGAGGATTGGGATGCCGTCTGGGACAAGGCGCGCGAGCATCGCGACCTGGTGCTGAAATACTGGTCCTCGGGAGCGGAACTCATGGACCTTCTCGCGAAGGAGGAAATCTGGGTTACCGAAGCCTGGTCGGGTCGCGTGGCGGCACTTCAGGCGCAGGGTCATCCCATCGGCTATATCGATCCGCCCAATGGCCTCGCCTGGATGGAAACGATGTTCGTCCTCGAGGGCTCACCCATGGAGCCGGCCGAGGAGCTTCTGAACTTCATGCTCGAGCCCGAGACCGCGATCGCGGTCGCGGTGGGGCAGAAGTATCCCCCGTCGCTCGACCCCCAGAAGGTCGAGATGCCTGAAGAGGTCAAGAACCTGCCCGCCTTCGATCCGACGGGTGAGCTCGATGGCCTCGTGTTCCGCGACCCGTCCAAGTGGAACCCGGTCGAGAAGGAGCAGAGCAAGATGTGGAACAGGGTCCAGAAGGGCGCCTGA
- a CDS encoding ABC transporter ATP-binding protein: MARVELSDVRKSFGAVQAVRDANVVFEEGSFTTLLGPSGCGKTTILRMISGLEKPTSGDILIADRRVNDVPIHKRNLGLVFQNYALFPHRTIGENIAFGLKYRDVSKADAARKVTEALEIVRLPGVEDRYPSQLSGGQQQRIALARAIVIEPDVLLLDEPLSALDANLREDMRVELKAIQDRIGVTTIFVTHDQSEALAMSDKIIVMSAGRVEQIGGPSEVYNTPASEFVARFLGAANLLEARVVAREGDRVVLETPEFGRTPVPMSHAATLGEGERAKLMVRAEKLTLGPRGGEGAEAVVEAVDYQGQLARYFVRVGDTQLQAMNMIDETPFEAGETVSLALNPNACSALPAEEA; encoded by the coding sequence ATGGCACGTGTCGAATTGAGCGATGTCCGCAAGTCCTTTGGTGCCGTGCAGGCGGTCAGGGACGCCAATGTCGTCTTCGAGGAAGGCTCTTTCACCACGCTTCTGGGGCCGTCGGGCTGTGGCAAGACGACGATCCTGCGCATGATCTCGGGGCTGGAAAAGCCGACGAGCGGAGATATCCTCATCGCAGACCGGCGGGTGAACGACGTGCCGATCCACAAGCGCAACCTCGGCCTGGTCTTTCAGAACTACGCCCTTTTTCCACACCGAACCATAGGCGAGAACATCGCGTTCGGCCTGAAATACCGCGACGTGTCCAAGGCCGATGCAGCGCGCAAGGTGACGGAGGCGCTCGAGATCGTGCGACTGCCGGGGGTCGAGGACCGCTATCCCAGCCAGCTTTCGGGCGGGCAGCAGCAGCGCATTGCGCTGGCCCGCGCCATCGTGATCGAGCCCGACGTCCTCCTGCTGGACGAGCCGCTTTCGGCGCTCGACGCGAACCTGCGCGAGGATATGCGCGTGGAATTGAAGGCGATCCAGGACCGGATCGGCGTCACCACGATCTTCGTGACCCATGACCAGTCCGAGGCGCTCGCGATGTCGGACAAGATCATCGTCATGAGTGCCGGCCGAGTTGAACAGATCGGCGGACCCTCCGAGGTCTACAACACGCCCGCCTCGGAATTCGTGGCGCGATTCCTGGGCGCGGCCAACCTTCTCGAGGCGCGGGTCGTCGCGCGGGAAGGGGATCGCGTGGTGCTCGAGACGCCCGAATTCGGGCGGACACCCGTGCCGATGTCGCATGCCGCGACGCTGGGCGAGGGCGAGCGTGCCAAGCTGATGGTCCGCGCCGAGAAGCTGACGCTCGGGCCGCGCGGCGGCGAGGGGGCCGAGGCGGTTGTCGAGGCGGTCGACTACCAGGGACAGCTCGCGCGGTACTTCGTGCGGGTGGGCGACACCCAGCTCCAAGCGATGAACATGATCGACGAGACACCTTTCGAGGCGGGCGAGACCGTGTCGCTCGCGCTCAATCCCAATGCGTGCAGCGCGCTGCCCGCCGAAGAGGCATGA
- a CDS encoding aspartate aminotransferase family protein, with protein MSEHLFYQSRLERPYLDRAEGIYMWDKEGKRYIDASSGAMVSNIGHSNPRVLAAMRRQMETSTFGYRLHFQTEASEALAERAARLAPEGMNRVFFVSGGSEATESAMKLARQHALARGEAQRFKIISRHPSYHGSTLGALAVTGYAPLSAPFDPMMRAMPKVPAPRAYLDGFDPEDPSTGQHYARMLEQRILDEGPQTVLGFIVEPIGGASTGALVPPEGYMTAIREICDRHGVLLIHDEVMSGGGRTGRFLGADHWGVVPDLICLSKGFGGGYVPLGAVIARDDIVEAVLDKGGFAHGHTYAGNPLACAAGLAVLDEIEREQLIPHTAKMGERLAARLRDLMQKYPVIGDVRGKGLLMAFELMQDRQSKATLPPALNAYNRLVDIAYANGLIIYSRRTRGGLSGDHFMVCPPMITTETQIDEICDLLDRSLEAFMTELPAASHAAQ; from the coding sequence ATGTCCGAGCATCTTTTCTACCAGTCCCGACTCGAGCGGCCCTATCTCGACCGGGCCGAAGGCATCTACATGTGGGACAAGGAGGGCAAGCGCTACATAGACGCCTCGAGCGGCGCGATGGTCAGCAATATCGGCCATTCGAACCCCCGCGTTCTCGCCGCGATGCGCCGGCAGATGGAGACGTCGACCTTCGGCTATCGCCTGCATTTCCAGACCGAGGCCTCCGAGGCATTGGCTGAGCGTGCCGCACGCCTCGCTCCCGAAGGGATGAACCGCGTCTTTTTCGTCTCGGGCGGGTCCGAGGCCACGGAAAGTGCCATGAAACTCGCCCGTCAGCACGCGTTGGCCCGTGGCGAGGCGCAGCGGTTCAAGATCATCTCGCGCCACCCGAGCTATCATGGCTCCACGCTGGGCGCGCTTGCCGTGACGGGCTATGCGCCGCTCAGTGCGCCGTTCGATCCGATGATGCGGGCGATGCCGAAAGTGCCCGCGCCGCGCGCCTATCTGGATGGGTTCGATCCCGAGGACCCGTCCACGGGGCAACATTATGCTCGGATGCTCGAACAGCGCATACTCGATGAGGGACCGCAGACCGTGCTTGGATTCATCGTGGAGCCCATCGGTGGCGCATCGACGGGCGCGCTGGTGCCGCCGGAAGGCTACATGACCGCGATCCGCGAGATCTGCGACCGACACGGCGTGCTGCTCATCCATGACGAGGTGATGAGCGGGGGCGGTCGCACCGGCCGGTTCCTGGGCGCCGATCACTGGGGTGTCGTTCCGGACCTGATCTGCCTGTCCAAGGGGTTCGGCGGCGGTTACGTGCCGCTCGGGGCCGTCATTGCACGCGACGACATCGTGGAGGCCGTGCTCGACAAGGGTGGGTTCGCACATGGACACACCTATGCCGGCAACCCGCTGGCCTGCGCGGCCGGACTTGCCGTCCTCGACGAGATCGAGCGCGAGCAGCTCATTCCCCACACCGCGAAGATGGGAGAGCGCCTTGCCGCGCGGTTGCGCGATCTGATGCAGAAATACCCCGTGATCGGCGACGTGCGCGGCAAGGGCCTGCTGATGGCGTTCGAGCTGATGCAGGACCGGCAGAGTAAGGCCACCTTGCCGCCTGCGCTCAACGCCTATAATCGGCTGGTGGATATTGCCTATGCCAATGGGCTCATCATCTATTCGCGACGCACGCGAGGAGGACTTTCAGGCGATCATTTCATGGTGTGTCCGCCGATGATCACGACCGAGACCCAGATCGATGAAATCTGCGATCTGCTCGACCGCTCGCTCGAGGCGTTCATGACAGAGCTGCCCGCCGCATCACACGCGGCGCAATAG
- a CDS encoding 3-keto-5-aminohexanoate cleavage protein produces MERRIITCAITGSIHTPSMSPYLPYRPEDIAAQAIEAAEAGATILHLHARDPRTGRPSGDPEHYAAFLPRIAAGCDAVINLTTGGSAVMTLEERLRAALQFCPEMCSLNMGTMNFALYPMAEKPREWLFEWEEPFLRGSDDLVFKNTPRDIAGILEHLGCERGARFEFECYDIGHLYMLRHFVDRGLVAPPYFIQFVFGVLGGMGADPDTLDHMIALADKLFGNDYLFSVLAAGRHQIPMARRALERGGHVRVGLEDNLMIAKGELAQSNAAQVEQVRRIIAEMGLAVATPDEARVMLELKGADKVAV; encoded by the coding sequence ATGGAGCGTCGCATCATCACCTGCGCGATCACCGGGTCGATCCATACCCCCTCGATGTCGCCCTACTTGCCCTACCGCCCCGAGGATATCGCGGCGCAGGCCATCGAGGCGGCAGAAGCGGGCGCGACCATCCTTCACCTGCACGCCCGCGACCCCCGGACCGGGCGTCCTTCTGGCGATCCCGAACATTATGCCGCGTTCCTTCCGCGTATCGCGGCCGGATGTGATGCCGTCATCAACCTGACCACCGGAGGCAGCGCCGTCATGACGCTCGAGGAGCGGCTGCGCGCGGCCTTGCAATTCTGCCCCGAGATGTGTTCGCTCAACATGGGCACGATGAATTTCGCGCTCTATCCGATGGCCGAGAAACCGAGAGAGTGGCTCTTCGAATGGGAAGAGCCGTTTCTGCGCGGGTCGGATGACCTTGTGTTCAAGAACACGCCCCGCGATATCGCCGGCATTCTCGAGCATCTGGGATGCGAGCGGGGCGCGCGGTTCGAGTTCGAATGCTACGATATCGGCCATCTCTACATGCTACGTCATTTCGTGGATCGGGGCCTCGTCGCGCCGCCCTATTTCATCCAGTTCGTCTTCGGCGTTCTGGGAGGGATGGGTGCGGATCCCGACACGCTCGATCACATGATCGCGCTGGCGGACAAGCTCTTCGGGAATGATTACCTGTTCTCGGTGCTTGCGGCCGGTCGTCACCAGATCCCGATGGCCCGACGCGCGCTCGAGCGTGGGGGGCATGTTCGGGTCGGGCTGGAGGATAATCTCATGATCGCCAAGGGAGAACTCGCGCAATCCAACGCCGCGCAGGTCGAGCAGGTGCGCAGGATCATCGCGGAGATGGGACTGGCGGTCGCGACGCCCGACGAGGCCCGCGTTATGCTGGAACTCAAGGGCGCCGACAAGGTGGCTGTGTAG